The following DNA comes from Meles meles chromosome 8, mMelMel3.1 paternal haplotype, whole genome shotgun sequence.
GCAAGTGAATATTGTTACAGAGAGGGTTTAAATATCCTTACAGAGAAATGGTTGAATAAATCATCGTGCTGCTACATCATGAAATATTAAGCAGTTATAACTGCACCAGTTAACTCTGAGTGGCTTTTGTGGGATATTTTCAATAATGCACAGAAGTGATGTTAGCCTTCTGCatctttataaagaaaacaatgacaATTTGTACATTGTAGGAGTATAGATAAAGGAGAAGGATAAAAATGAGATTATTAAATCTACAGTTGAGAAGTggtattttaaaaaggacaaaaacatttaaagatgcgAACAGAAGTATAGCATATATGATATAAACTGGTCGATTTAAATTATACACATTGTTATATGCCTGaagaaaccagaaaattaaaggtTTGGATATTGATCTATTGACTTGCATTGATGTCcacaatagtttaaaaaaaaaagtaagctaaaCAAAAATTTACATGTCAGTGGAAACACGTttcccccatacacacacacacacacacacacacacacacatacacacacacacacactcatactcaTGTAACAAAGCCCTAGAAAAACCAATGAATCAAACTTGGAGGAGGAACAGGGAACAGGAACAGGCAGAATTACTGCAGAATTGTACCTAATACGTGACGACGGCCCACTGAGTTTCATGGAGGGCTGCAGTCCACAGCGGCTCACCGTCACCCCAGGCACGAACCCTTTACAACCCTGCAGGATGCTGCCACCCTGCCTTTCCAATCTGTGTTGTTAACCCTGTCATGGCCATCCTCTGAATCTCCTCTCTTGCATGTGCCTTTTACTGCCCTTGCTTCTGACCCAAAGTCTAAGTTGACTATCTTATTGGTCAAGTCTAGATCCCATGTCCATGTTCCATATTTACTAGAGGGAATGGGAAAGCATCTGGTATTGCTGTTTCTACAGCAAAATGCAGCCCCAATTACAGGAAGAGGATTGAAATGATACAGAGTCACAACCTATGAACAAATGAGTATGCCAGTAAAGATCCATGGCTGTCCATTGCAATGACTGCACACCATCTGTATACATCCTTCCCTGCACACACAATGTCGGCACCAACTACAGCATGACTGTATGCCTCACATCACTCCCTTCGCACATGGAGCTGTTCTGATATATCACCATTTATTCTATCCAGATCCAACTCTATCATTGGTTCTGAGGCAAGTCGAGTTCAACATCGTGTGCCATATGGACAAAACAGTAAAGTTACCATGAACATATCCTAGATATAATAATGGACTGAATGgggggaggaaaataaaatatggaaacacacacatacaaaagcaATGTAGAAACACATGTCGAAGGTACAAGACTTATTTTGCAACTGGTTATGAGGGAATAGGACTTCTGTCTTCTTCCACACATTGTCTCATCAGGACTCTCAGTATGTCAGTGTTGTCGAAGGTATGAATCACAACATTATTTCTGCAAGACAAAACACTTACTGATCTTGCCAATTTATGCTGCACTTTTACAATTAATCTTTACATCTAGATGTAGTTATATGCAGGAATTCTCATAGAATTACCTGAATTCCCTCTCTGGGTAAGGAAGAGGGCAGAGTAGAAAAATTAGTGCCTTGTATGTACAAGTATTTTTTCAGCAGGGGGATAAAAGTCCGTAATTTGACAGTTTTGTGTTGTATGACAGCCAGATATTTTTCATCACATAATGTGCCAAGGATATGAAACCTTGGAGAGCTCCCCCCCACGGTGGAAGTAGGGACACCAGGGGAAGTCAAGTCCTTTACCCTATGTCAGTCTGTCACATAAGTCTTTTGAACTACTTATTTGATATTTCaggagtaaatgaaataaaaagaaacttgagCATAGTACGAGCTGACATTGCTGAACATTGTCAAATTGGACCAGATTTGTGGACTAGCCTAACTCACCGCAAGGCAACTAGATGACCGGAAATGTCACCGAGGTGGCAGTTTTTTTCTGTAGGCTCGACTCCCACAATGCAGTTCACATATGAATTTCTAGGGCGTCTGGGCTATGTTCTATTTCCCACACACCAGCTCCTATTAGTATGATGTCACCAGTATAGTCAACACATAATACCCTGTGTGTTCACCGGTAGGCAAGTCACTACAGCTAAATCGTTACACAAAAAGAGTGATCCAAAATTGTACCTGTCACATATGTGATAAAAATTAgctttgaataaataaaaccgtGGTGtagaaaaattctctttaaaagacaaatattctgacgattcacagacctgtacccctggggttaataatatattatacattattaataaataaataaatagttaaataaaagacaaatatttcattgttttttatgactgagtagtatatatatatcacatctttttctattcatcagtcaatggacaattgggctctttccataatttggttatttttgATAATGCTGTTAAAAACATCGGGGTACattgcccctttgaatcagtatttttatatcctttgggtagtACAATCGCTGGATCATAAGGTGAAGgggattgaggagggcacttgtgatgagcactgggtgttgtatgtagtaggtgttgaatcactaaactgtacacctgaagctattacactgtatgttaactaactgaaatttagatAAACAcctaaaaagacatgaaaagaattgagtagaaattcttcatttttatttgctttatcaaATTATCAAAATTATCAAAAACATTCTAAAGACAGAGAAATGGTAAGTTGTGCATTGAGAGAAAGTGCTTACTATGCATAaactaaagagaaaatagaaagtatTAGTTGCAGTATGgaaaaacataaatcaaaaagtaaaaagaaataaatataataggcAAAAGCAGATAATAGagttttcagagaaatggaaagccagaaatgttgaaaaggcaaaaaaaaactATGCTCAACCTCTTTGGAAATCATGGAAATGCATATTAAAGCTACAATAATAGGAgtatctgggtagctcagtcggttaagcatccaactcttgatttttgcttaggtcatgatctcagggtcatgagatcaagaccctggtcaggctccatggtcagtgtggagtctgcttgagattctctccctccctctgcctctgcctctccttcctactctctctctttctcaagtagataaatatatctttttttaaaaacctacaatAATACATAAATTTATGCTTTCAAGATTGGAGAAAAATGTGTCATCTGTGAATATACAAAGTCCTAGCAAGAACGGGGACTACAAGGGCTCTCTTATGCTCCTAGTTAATGTGAGCATTGGTGCAAACACTAGATCTCCAATACAGTTATAGATCTGCTATTCAATAACTACTCTCATATTGCTTTCCTAAAGAAGGCACTGTAGTTACAGTTACTATACAGATTTGTACCAACACTAGGTGGGAGAAGCACTGTTACctcaaaacaaagaaatcaatACTGTTTGTGAAAAGCTTATTTGCAAATTAAGAATGACTTTACTTAATCAAGTGTTTACCCTTGCTTATAAGACCATAAAAGTTATGAGAGCAATGCAAGCTATTATATATACAGCTGGGAAATAGTTATGTATCCTTAGATAAGTCACTCTGAAACTCTAAACaatgggtgcctggatgactcaattgattgagcaactgccttccgctcaggtcatgatcccagaatcccaggatcgagtcctgcatcaggctccagtcccatatccccacatcgggctcccagctccacggggagtcttcttcccactcagaccttctcccctttcaagctctctctctcaaataaataaataagtcttttaaaaaaaaatactctaaacaacaaaattttttaGGAATTTAGATGGTTTTAACACAGCTTAAAAAGGTGTTGGAAGAGAGAGTTGCATTAAGATGGAGCATGGGGACAGGTGGTGACTGTTTATGGATTCTGGACAAGTTTAAGTTGAGAGCCCACAGCTGTGTGTTTCTCTGCATTACTGTTGAGGAAAAAGGGAACTGggtccttcttccttcctcttgggTGTAAATACAAGTTTCAGAGAGACATGAACTCCTCTCAGGAGGGTTCAAAAGGCAAACACGTTGGGAAATCTATGCATGATTATTAAAAACCTTTCATTAgtctctttttcttgtttttctgctCATCAAGGAACCTGAAGACTCAAGAGGAATCTATCCCCTGAGACACTACATCAAGTTCAGCTCCTATCCATCTGGCTGAGTGTGTTCTACTCCCTGTACTTCAGCTAGTTGGGTCTTTGACTAGAAAAGAGCCACTCTCACCAAAGAATCACAGGTAACTCTGTTCTTTGAGTAATAACGTGCAAACTACTGCCTCAACATAAATAGTGaaaaattggaggaaaaaaatacagatgggTTTTATACTGAAATGAATCACATACTGTAGGTGAGTTCTTAAAATAGTAGATTTCTCTTAGTcttcctgctttccctcttcAACTTCCACTGAGAGGTAAGATGCTTGGGCATTGTTAGACATCATTTTACATTGGGTTATCAAGTCTCAGgttgtcactatctctgtctatGTCTCTGTATcccatctctgtctgtctgcctgtttctctctctctttacacacacacacacacacacaattattaatttaaaacctAGAAAGAAGGACAAAATTATTGCAACatggacaaacaaacaaaacatcaaCACCTCCAATTGATAAATCTTAGTCTACTTTGCAATTCACCTGATGAAAATGTTCATATTTCATCTAATGTGAATATGGAGATGTCTTGGGTATGGGATCCCACTGGTAAAGTAGAAACTTCAGATACATTTTTACCAGTATTTGAATTATGATATCCATATAGGTGATTATGATAATTTTGTCTGTTATTTATTAACCTATTGGAAAAACATAGattaacattttttatgtgtGCTTGTATGTTTGACACACATCACactattttcaggtgtacaacatagtaattgaTAGTCTCTGTACTttatgctctgctcaccacagGTGCAGCTACCATCTGTCTCTATAGAATACCATCGACtctatttcctatgctgtgccttcATTCTCGTGGCTTATTCATTTCATACCTGGAAGCCTGaacctcccactctccttcacccatgAAAATTTCAGCTTAGATGTAGCTTAAGCCACATTGTCTAGACACGGGATACATTTTGTCTAAGCTTTGCTGGGATCAGAGATCTTGTCTTCTCTCATATTGTGGAACTGgtttcatagttttcctcaaagaataattaataatgaTCATGAACTCAACACGAATTTgggctaaatttttaaaatatcaattctgtCTCAATTTTCATTGTATAGAATCCCAACTTTTCTTGACATCAAGCTGGCAACATCCTTTCCTCTGGTGTTTGTTCTGTTCTTCCTGTCTCAGATAGTAGGTCTTAAATAAGAGCCATACCCTTGATGGAGATGTCTTCTCCTATAAGGGCATTGCCTGAACTTATGAGTATGAGGAGTgcaagatggagggagggataTTATCTCTAACAAAGCCAAATTAGCCTAAGTATCTAGATATTTAGGATAGAAAGATATATGTTAGAAAACTGCCAGTGGATTGTTTTTGGGAGAACAGGTATAAATTTTATGTTCTTAGAGCCTCACAAAATCCGTTATGTAAGCTTACATTGTAAGTCTAGGTAAGAGAAGCAAGGAGACAGCAGTGTACAAGGTTGGTATTCTGAAAAATATGGAAGGTAGCTGGTCTCATATCATAGAGGTGAGTTTCTCACCTCCTCTGAGGGAAATCCCTTTATAAGACAGTGACGGCTGTAGTGAGACACCAGTCAAATACCAGTGATGAAGCCTTCCTTCCTCAAAGATCTAGCTTTGAAACTAAGAAGTCTCTACAACACAAAGAGAATTTATACTTCCACTCATTCCCCTCTCTGTTGATAggtagatagattgatagatgatagatagatacatagacaaCTCTGTATCACAAGGCAACAGTTTTATATGATTCGCTACAATTTCTTGTGAAGTTCTCAAATGTCAGATACTTTATTATAGGCTTTACAatgattatcttatttaatttttatctccTAGCTGGGAATACTACTATAAAGTTACATATGAGGACCCCAAGGAATTATTCAGGTGTACCAAATATTTTGAAGTGTGCATTGCTATCAGCAATTAAATACTTGGTTCTTTAAATTTCCCCATGAACTGGGAGAGAAAATAGAATTCCAAAAGGTCCCCCTGATTGCTGCCCCCTGGTGTACACTCCCTGCTAAATAGTCTCCCCTTTGTGTGGATGAGACCTGAGACCATGATGGGATATCACTTATGATGCATTCTTACATTATGCTTCATCACAGCAAACTGGAGACAGATTCTCCTACCAGCCTTATAAAGTCAGCCGCCATGTTATCAGATGGCCGGGTGGTTAGGACACGAGGGTGGGCTCAAAAGCTAAGAGGGATGATCCCTGCTAACAGCCAGCAAGAAAGACAGACACCTCAGTCCTAAAGgtgcaaggaactgaattctgccaacaatctCCATGGGCTTGGAAGAGAAACCCAAGCTTCAGATGAGATTCTAGACTTAGCTGACATCCTGATTTCAACCTTGAGCAAAACATCCAGCTCACCTGACTCAAACACTGTAAGAATGGAAATTTGTATGGTTTTTAAGCAGCTAAGTGTGTGGTCATTTATGATATGTAACTAGAGGTTAATACAATGGATTTCTATGACTTTCTTCTACATATATCTTTCTGTGCTTCTGtttgtgcatgcatgtgtatctgtgtgagcaaaagaaagagaaagagagagagaggaagagagaagatgaTGAAATCATTCTATCATCTTTAGCAGATACGTTTCATAAGAAGCAAAATTTAGTTTAGGTCTAGAATTATCTACCATGGATGATGAAGCTGACACATGAAAATGGGTTTTCGGTTTTCAATTAAATGCTGGGTGCTCTCTCTATTCCCATAGGGAGAGATACCGAAGGCGTGGAAAATGATGAACGTGAGCCTCGTCACAACGTTCTTCCTCATGGGTCTTCCCCACGCTCCAGCAATGGACGTCCCCCTCTACGGAATCTTCTTGGTGATTTATGTACTCACTGTGCTGGGGAACCTCCTCATTCTGCTGGTGATCAAGGTGGAttcccacctccacacccccatgtactacTTCCTGACCAACCTGTCCTTCATTGACATGTGGTTCTCCACCGTCACGGTGCCCAAAATGCTGATGACCTTGGCGTCGCCAGGAGGCAGGGCCATCTCCTTTCCCAGCTGTGTGGCCCAGCTCTACTCCTTCCACTTCCTGGGGAGCACCGAGTGTTTCCTCTACACTGTCATGTCCTATGACCGCTACCTGGCCATCAGTCACCCGCTCAGGTATGCCAGCATGATGAGAGGGAGGACTTGTGCCCTCCTGGCCACCAGCACGTGGCTCAGTGGCTCTCTGCACTCTGCTGTCCAGACCACACTGACATTCCGTCTGCCCTACTGTGGGCCCAGCCAGATCCAGCATTACTTCTGTGATGGACCTCCCATCCTCAAGCTGGCCTGTGCAGACACCTCTGTCAATGAGATGGTGATCTTTGTCAACATCGGGGTCGTGGCCTTGGGCTGCTTTCTCCTGATAGTGCTGTCCTATGTGTCCATCGTCTGGTCCATCCTGAAGATCCGCACCTCAGAGGGGAGACACAGAGCCTTTCAGACCTGCGCCTCCCACTGCATTGTggtcctttgtttctttgttccctGTGTTTTCATTTACCTGAGGCCAGGCTCTCGGGATGCCGTGGATGGGGTTGTGGCAGTTTTCTACACGGTGCTGACACCCCTTCTAAACCCTGTGGTGTACACTCTGAGGAACAAGGAAGTGAAGAAAGCTCTGTGGAAGCTTATACACATAGTAACATATTCCCGGAGCAACTAAACACCAGAAAGTAGATAtcatcatttttctaaaaaaaatactaatgtaaTTTGGTCACCAAGGTGCAACATATACACGTGTAGTTCTCAGTGTTAAATGTTCTCCAAAACCATCCACTCAGATATATTTGTTTCACCGGTTTGTCtgagaaactttttaaaagtcagaattAAATTTTATTGATGATGAACTTGCCTAAGTTTTGGCCTATCAAATTTTTCTCTGTgaattttttctgtctctttcattcCATTTTGTTGAGCTAcggttgacatataacattgttttgccttcttaaaaattatgtattctgCTTGGAACTCAGACACCAGGGTTGTTTTAGTCATATACCTGTTTGTAATAtgcttttttttcaaaaatttttgctTGAGGTTTACGTGCACAACTTGGGAATTACCCTCCTGAGCATAGTGT
Coding sequences within:
- the LOC123948840 gene encoding olfactory receptor 10G9 — translated: MMNVSLVTTFFLMGLPHAPAMDVPLYGIFLVIYVLTVLGNLLILLVIKVDSHLHTPMYYFLTNLSFIDMWFSTVTVPKMLMTLASPGGRAISFPSCVAQLYSFHFLGSTECFLYTVMSYDRYLAISHPLRYASMMRGRTCALLATSTWLSGSLHSAVQTTLTFRLPYCGPSQIQHYFCDGPPILKLACADTSVNEMVIFVNIGVVALGCFLLIVLSYVSIVWSILKIRTSEGRHRAFQTCASHCIVVLCFFVPCVFIYLRPGSRDAVDGVVAVFYTVLTPLLNPVVYTLRNKEVKKALWKLIHIVTYSRSN